The following are from one region of the Jatrophihabitans telluris genome:
- a CDS encoding DNA-3-methyladenine glycosylase family protein, translating to MTGTPELLRRLPLSGPLDLARTLGLHRRSSADPSMVVRFDGLWRASRTPVGPATLVLSQRDGVLTGRAWGPGADWTLDGLPLLVGETEAERAAWAELDLTRVPHLAEVRRTRAGVHLSGTRLVLEALVPGCLEQRVTGGEAWRAWRGLLRRFGEPAPVPAARADAPELWLMPAPSDLLAIPTWEWHRLGVDSQRYRSIRAAGTVARRLEESVSLALSGDPASASRRLRVVPGVGEWTAAEVALRAWADPDAVSVGDFHLKNLVGYALAGAVRTTDETMLELLAPWRGHRARIVRLIELSGRTPQKFGPRFSPNDIRAI from the coding sequence ATGACCGGCACGCCCGAGCTCCTGCGTCGGCTCCCGTTGTCCGGCCCGCTGGACCTTGCCCGCACGCTGGGCCTGCACCGGCGTAGCTCTGCCGATCCGAGCATGGTCGTCCGCTTCGACGGCCTGTGGCGAGCGAGCCGGACGCCGGTCGGTCCGGCGACCCTGGTCCTGTCGCAGCGCGACGGCGTGCTCACCGGCCGAGCCTGGGGTCCCGGCGCCGACTGGACCCTCGACGGGCTGCCTCTGCTGGTGGGCGAGACCGAGGCGGAGCGAGCGGCCTGGGCCGAGCTGGACCTGACCAGGGTCCCGCACCTGGCCGAGGTCCGACGGACGAGGGCCGGTGTGCACCTGTCCGGAACCCGCCTGGTGCTCGAGGCCCTCGTCCCCGGCTGCCTGGAGCAGCGGGTGACCGGGGGTGAGGCGTGGCGGGCCTGGCGCGGGCTGTTGCGCCGGTTCGGTGAGCCGGCCCCGGTACCGGCCGCCCGGGCCGACGCGCCGGAACTGTGGTTGATGCCAGCGCCCTCGGACCTGCTCGCGATCCCGACGTGGGAGTGGCACCGGCTCGGGGTGGACTCGCAGCGGTACCGGAGCATCCGTGCCGCCGGTACGGTCGCCCGCCGTCTGGAGGAGTCGGTGTCCCTGGCTCTGTCCGGCGATCCGGCCTCGGCGTCCCGACGCCTTCGGGTCGTTCCCGGGGTCGGTGAGTGGACCGCGGCCGAGGTCGCCCTGCGCGCCTGGGCCGACCCGGACGCCGTCAGCGTGGGGGACTTTCACCTGAAGAACCTGGTGGGTTATGCGCTGGCCGGTGCGGTGCGTACCACCGACGAGACGATGCTGGAACTGCTGGCGCCGTGGCGGGGACACCGGGCGCGCATCGTGCGGCTGATCGAGCTGTCCGGCCGGACGCCGCAGAAGTTCGGGCCGCGCTTCAGCCCGAACGACATCCGCGCCATCTGA